Within the Caldalkalibacillus uzonensis genome, the region CATAGGTAAGATCTAAACTTTTCGCTCCATACCCGCCAGTCACTCCGGAATGTGCAGTTTCAATTCCTCATAGGTAAGATCTAAACAAGGAGGCAACCCCTGTCAAAAATTCGCCTGAACGAGTTTCAATTCCTCATAGGTAAGATCTAAACCGGCGTTCAAGTTGTTTCAGTCCTTGGTTATCTCCAAGTTTCAATTCCTCATAGGTAAGATCTAAACGATCTGAGACAATGTCGAAGCATATGGCGGGATATGGTGTTTCAATTCCTCATAGGTAAGATCTAAACGGTGCGGAACATACCGCAGACCACCTCCTTTCGTTAGCGAGTTTCAATTCCTCATAGGTAAGATCTAAACTTGCAATAGATAATCACCTTGCCCGTCAGGGAGTCGAGTTTCAATTCCTCATAGGTAAGATCTAAACCGGGAAAAGGCCGAATCTAAAGGCGATGACGACGAAGTTTCAATTCCTCATAGGTAAGATCTAAACGTAGGATGAAATTTCTTTCCTTCCCCTTTACTTGAAAGTTTCAATTCCTCATAGGTAAGATCTAAACTCCCCGTAGGCCATAGCGTCACTCCTTTCATATTTCGGTTTCAATTCCTCATAGGTAAGATCTAAACCGTAGCCGATGCCGAACCTTTCCGTGCTGACCAAGTCGGTTTCAATTCCTCATAGGTAAGATCTAAACTTGTAAGTCCCGTTGATCCTAGCCAAAGGATCACCCCCGTTTCAATTCCTCATAGGTAAGATCTAAACTCATCACGGCTTGCCTTTCTCTCAGCTTCTCTTGTGCGTTTCAATTCCTCATAGGTAAGATCTAAACCGGCTGTGCTGGATTCATACAATTCGTTGGTGATCACAGTTTCAATTCCTCATAGGTAAGATCTAAACGAGGTGGATGTACAGAATGGGCCTGATCAAAGGAAGTTTCAATTCCTCATAGGTAAGATCTAAACCTGCCTACAACATATTTCCACCACTGTCTTGCCACCAGTTTCAATTCCTCATAGGTAAGATCTAAACTATACTCGATGAACGTCGGGTTTTGCGTGCGCCAACGAGTTTCAATTCCTCATAGGTAAGATCTAAACATTACGCGAATGAAGGCGTGGATGGTTTTGAGCCATAGTTTCAATTCCTCATAGGTAAGATCTAAACGACGAATATGATCGCCTAAAAGCGCAGGCGGAATAGGGGTTTCAATTCCTCATAGGTAAGATCTAAACCGACGAGGAAGGCAACGTCAAAGGCATCGATGAGGCGAGTTTCAATTCCTCATAGGTAAGATCTAAACCCAAAAAGTGCTGATAATACAGTATTCGATCTATAACTTTAAAAATCCTCCTTCAATTTAAAGCTTTTAAACTTTGTTACATCAACCCTCTATCTATCTGGCTTCAAGGGTAATTTTTCATAATTTTCTGTGTCGTCGATCCCCGAGGTTTTTTGCACTACTTGGGATCGACGACACAGAAACTGTATAGACGCTATCTACTGAATACATCACCAAAATATCTACAAAATATTCTCATCTCCACCCTTTTTTAATCCCATTTCTTCTCGTTTAGAATAACGCTTGGTTCTAAAAATATAAAAGACGACGGAGTCCTCCTCAGGATCAATCAAACGGCTAAGCTCAGTTTTCAATTTAACATAATTAGCTTGCGAGATCTCACCTTCAAACACCGAATTTTGAACCCAGTGCAAATATTTGCGGCAAATCTTCAGCGCCTTGGCTACTCTCTTCTCATTGAAATCATACACCACAATGACAAACACTGCTACAACACCATCCCTGCCTCTGTCCACCTTACCATAACGCCTGATAAGGCTCATATTCTTTTTCACCCAAAATATGCTTTTGAATTTTGTACAACTCCAAGCGCATTAACCGCCGGTAAGAGACGGAACGACCAAGGTGCCTGTGGCTAATAGTTGTCTTTAACCTCTTATCCATTTCGGCAACAAACGTCCGTTTTCCGCTTTCCGAAAGCAAAATACCACCTGTTTGCCGGTCAAATTCTTCCTTTGTAAGCATTTTCTTATTAAGCAAATAAAAAATCAGGCGGTCGACAAAAATTGGCTTAAAAATTTCAGCAAGATCCAGATTCAAAGAAAATCGTCTGAAATTTGTGGCATGCAAATAGCCGATACGGGGATCAAGATACGTTTTGTAAATTTCACTCAATGCCATGGTGTAACACAGAGAGTTCCCAAAACTGATCAAGGCATTTAACCTGTTCAAGGGCGGACGCTGACTTCTTTTTTCAAACCGAAAATCAGCATCCCCTATGATATAATCAAACGTACTGTAATAGGCTTCCCGGGCGTGGCCCTCCACAGCCATCAGTTCCTCTACGCTTTTTTGCTGTGGAAGTATGTCCAAATGATGATCTAACCTGTCTATGCATTCCGTCAGTTGCTCTTGCCCGGATTTCACACGCGAAGTATAATACTTAACCACCCTGCGCATCTGTCCAATGGAACCTTTAACAAACAAGCGAGCCAAAGTCAGTCTTTTTTCTTTGTCCAGATAATGCTCCGCCTGTTTTAGCACAACATGTCCAGCATTAAGATGCTCACGGGGATAAAATGTGCCCATATAATAGCCATAATGATTAAAATAATGCACACAGATTTCTTTCTGCGAAGCAAATTCCAAAAAACGCTTGGTCACGTCCACTTCTCCAAAAATAAAAATATCGTTTGTATCTTCTACCGGTATAAATTTGCGCTGTCCGTCCGTTTCGAAATAGAGACTATTATCTTTGCGCCGTAATTCGCCATTGTTAAAAATATACAGTGTTTTTTTCACCATCAACCCTCCTCCGCCCAGCAATATTCCCGGTAAGCACATTTTTGGCAAAAGGGAATTTTTTTAGGAGGAGGGGGGACGGGAAAGCGAGCGATTTTCCGTATATCAGCAATAGCCTTGTCCAATTTTGTTTTCGCTTCAGGTGTCCATTCCACTATTTCCTTTCTGCGCTCTTTAGGAAAAAGAAGTTCACCCCTGGCTGTAATGCCCATTTGTCGCAAAGTATCTAGATAATACAAGAGTTGGTAACGCGCACTCTCCTTAAACCGGGACGACTTTTTCACTTCACCGATCACAAGTTCTCCTCGTTCTTCCCGCACACGATCAATTTTAATGTGACCAAACGATAATTCTTTTTTATCACGCTGGTAGGTTTGATCATTGAAGAATCGTCCCAAATCAACGTTTTCATCATCCTGGTCGGCTGCAATTTGATGGACGATCAGCCACACTTCCCGCTTGCAGATGAAGTAATACCAAATGTGTACGCCAGTAACCGGCATCTCATAGGGAGCTGCCTTTACATCAGCCATGCCTCTGCCTCCTCTGCACTACGCTTTACACCATTCTACGGCGCACCAGATGTGTCACCACAACAACTTTAGACTTTTTACCATATAGCGGTTACCCCTTCTGTAATAAAACCCGTGTTTGGATCGTAATAGTCAGCAAGTGAATTGTACCCTACGTAAAAATGATCGTTAACCACCGGCGGACGGTTTTCCACTTTGGCCGGAACTGAGACCACATATTCTTGAAACTTTATCTTTAACCTGGCCAACTGTTGGTACCTTTGAAGACTATTTTCCATGTCTATTATCTCTTCAAAGGAGGCCCAAATCCTTCTGGCTTCTTCATCTAGCTCAATAAAAATATCAATCTTAGGATACTCTTCTTCAATTAATTGAAAATCTGACACGGGAATACGTTCAGGATCTTCCTCCCCTGAAAAATAGAGAGTGCTTACAGCGTTTAAATATTTTATAGATTCACTCTTGCTCAGTTTTGTTTTGATGATCTCATAGTACTTCTCGATTAAGGGAAACAACTCTTGTTCCTTAATTTCCTCAAATTGTTGCAACAACGCTTTTGTCTCTTCAATCGCCACTTTTGGATAAACCAACCCGGCGTAAGAGCCTTTTTTCCCATTCCACAAATGCATGATGTGAACCGTTCCTGTGCGCAATCCATTCCGGTTACAACGCCCAGATGATTGAACAATGCTTTCCATGGGAGACAGATCCCGATAAATCACATCAAAATCAATATCTACTCCTGCCTCAACAAGTTGAGTGCTCACCACAATCCGATATTTACCCGCTTTTATTTCCCTAATCCGTTTTAATCTTTCTTTAGGTGGAATATGCGTAGATAAAAAGGCTATTGGCTCGTCAAATTTCGTTTTCAATTCAGCAAATAGTTCTTTGGCAGATGAAATGGTGTTCAATATAAATAAATAGGAACGCTCAGGATAAAGATTCAACCCTTCTACAAACTCTTCTATCGTTTGTTTTGTGGAAACATTCGGGAATAAACGAACCCTGTCCATCTGGTTGAAATACTTTTGCCGGTGGCACAACTCGATTAACCCGTCAGCTGGTTCAAATAACTTAGGCTGTGTTGCTGTTAACAGAATGACATCCGTATTCATCCCACGCGTCAATTCAAGCAACATCTCCCTCATCAAGGGCCAAAATTTTACAGGAACGGCCTGTATTTCATCGATGACCAAAATAGCATTCGCCAAACGGTGAAACTTCCGCATCGCACGATTGCGATTGCTAATCAGAGTTTGAAACAACTGAACAAACGTGGTGCAGATCAATTCTGATTGCCAGCCTTCCATCAAAATACGGGCCTGATTCTCGTTAAAATCATACTCGGCATCACCGAACATCTCCTCATAGGGATCCACCATGGAGTGGTGTTTCATCAACATAAAAGGATCAACTGGAAAAGGCTGATATCGCAACACATTTTCAAACACTTTCGCATTTTGATCAATGACACTTAAAAATGGCAGAGCATAAATGATACGTGGGGCAATTCCTCTTTCACACTTTCTACGCTCTCTTAACTGCAAAGCTGCTTTCAGCGATATAATCGTTTTTCCCAGTCCTGTTGGTAAGTTTATGGAAAATAACCGGCCCGGGGCTTGTTCCAGATTCTCCTTCACTTCACGATATGCCTGTTCACGCAGACGGTTAATCCCTGCTAAATTCCAATTTTGTTTGGCCCGATACTCATCTACACATAAAGAGTTTATATCTTTACGTTCGATTCTCAGCTTCTCCTGAAATGCTGCTTGATTTTTATCGGCATCCAACAAGAGGGAGTATAGAGAACAATATTTGTAATAGAACTGGGTCGTTTGGACCGTTTGGGGTTTCAACTCTCTGCGGATTTTCCTGCGCCAATGGCGGATGTCCTTTTCGAAAAACGTTTCTACCCACTGTGTGACTTGTTCTTCTGTAAGGGGGTGTAAACTTTTGATTGTTTCAGGCAGAAAGGACGCCAAGTGAAACACAATGTCATTCCATCCAGCATAGTCAATCGCTTTTGCTTGTTCAAGCAGAGGATGGCGTTCTTCTTGAGGGATATTAACTTCTGAGAACAAATTGTTCATATTTCCATGATGCCGTTTGACGGCCAAAAATAAGAAAAGCGGTTCATAAGAAGCATGTTGCTGAGGTTCGAGATTTTTTTTCCCTATAAAATAGCTCACGATGGCTGATAAAAGGGAATGTCTGTTTAGTGGCGTTTTCTTTTTATCTTCCGAAAGTATATAGTCTTGAAAATAAGATGTAGCTTTTGCGAAATCATGAAAAACGGCGGCCACGCACAATAGGTCACGTAGCCTCCGCTTTTCTTCAGTTGTTTCCCAGCCGGTAAACTGACGCTGTTCCCACAGCTGCTGAACAGCTTTGAGCACTCCTGCCAAATGATTTTGAAGTGATTGGTCGGGATGGGAATACAAGACATTCATAAAACCTCACCTTGTTGAACAACGCTTTCCGAAATACGCTCATTGAGGAAAACGTAACGGTATATTGTCCCGTTATTTCCAGTTCCTTCATAATAATGGGCCACATCTGCTTCAATCGTTTGGCCGTTCATATCAAACAAACATTCTTCATAGGCCGATACAATCCGGACATCATTCATATCCAAAGGAAGTCGTTCCTTTTTGTACCTTTTCCCCGGTTGGAGCCGAACCCCTTTATGCCGGATAAGAGATAACGGAACCACCGTATGCATTTCTACAGGTTCGCCTGTTGACTTTTTCCAGTGGCCGTCTATTTCATCTACAAATTGAAAGTTAGCCAGTAACTCGCTCAAGCCAAGCGAAACTGTATAATATGTCTTATGTTGTTTGATATGACTAACCAGCTTGTTATATAGAGCTTCATCATCCATAGCAACGAATAATCGGAACCGGGCATCTTTCAAAAATTCTGTGCGGATCTGCGTTCTTGCACCTTCCCTCCGTTGTTTGGGCACCCATACATTCCCTTTGGTATTAATTAAGTTTAGACCAAACATGATTTTCTTGACCGGATGGATTAAGCCAACTCCAATGCGCGTATGAGCCTCTTTTAATTGAGTTAGATACATGTTATTTTCCTTTGACAAGCCCAAGACAGCTCCAAGTATCCCATAAGCGGCTGTAGGTGGAAGAACAGAGAAAGTTAAGGGGGAGGAAGTTGAATAGTATTTCCGAAAGTGTCCCCACTCCCCCCATATGTCAAAAATCAATGTTCGCATGGCTGGCCACGCTCCTAATAGATGAGTTCTTGTGTTTTAATTCCAAGTCGATTCAACTCTTCAAGCAGGTTATGGGACAAATTCATTTGCGAATCAAACCGATATTGTACCTCTTGAATTTTGTCTCTCTCTTCTGCCAGTTTTTCTAACAACAGCGACAGATCCAACGTACCATCGGATACATGACGAACTTCTTCTTCCGCTTTTTCAGTGTGGAAACGAATTAAGCGGTTTAACTCTCCGATATGGAAACAATCTTCACGATAAACCACACGCAGCAATAAGCGAGGTTGTTGCCCCACCTTACTGCGGGAGATCAAGTTTTTGGTTCCGTTCCAAAGGCCTTCCAGCAAAAGTGCAACATCCTCTTCAGTCATATGGGTGTGTTCCGCCGCTTTTTCATTGATCACGCCATAAAAAGCAATTAAGGAATACGGAACAACATACTCTTCCCGAAACGTTTTCCGCGTTTGTTTATCTCCTGAAGCAAAAGCGCCAGTCCCCTTTATATATTCAAGCTTGACCCGGTGCAGGGATTGTCCCATTTGGAACTGAACGGGACCGGTCAAGGTAATGGAACTTTTTTCTTTCGAACTTTTCTCAACGGGGATCGTTCCGCCGAAAAGCCGTACATCAATACATTCTCGAAGCAGATTCTCCTGAATCAAACGCTTCATCTCAGCAAGTTTCAGATTTGACTTGGATACCTTTTCACCATTTTCCCATAAAAAGTCTTCCGCCCGGTGCTTGGCATCCTGAATGATCCCTTCATCATCTGATATCTCCCGGACAAAAATTTCTTTTCCCCGATACTCATGAAGATAATCACGAATCGTACGTTTGAGGCGAACATCAGTGACGATATTACGCCCTGTCTCTTCATCGATGCGCGGCTTGTTTTCATCCACCGGATCTCCGTTCGGATTTGTCCAACTGGCGTCATAAAGAAAGAGAATTTCAGAACGATTCATCTTTATTTTTCCTCCCCTTCAGTGGTCTCTTCTCTTTTACCATACAAAATGTTCTCTATATGATGAACCAGGTTCATCCCGCTCACAAAACAAAAATTCATTTCATCGACTGAAAGTTTCCATCCTGTCCCGGCCCGCAAAAAGAAGTCGGAAATCTCTTCAGCCAGTAACTGTTTCTTAGCATCAAACGCATTGTACTGCTGAAGCTTGTCCTGAACTTTGGGCAACAAGCCATGGAAATC harbors:
- the cas2 gene encoding CRISPR-associated endonuclease Cas2 — its product is MFVIVVYDFNEKRVAKALKICRKYLHWVQNSVFEGEISQANYVKLKTELSRLIDPEEDSVVFYIFRTKRYSKREEMGLKKGGDENIL
- the cas1b gene encoding type I-B CRISPR-associated endonuclease Cas1b — protein: MKKTLYIFNNGELRRKDNSLYFETDGQRKFIPVEDTNDIFIFGEVDVTKRFLEFASQKEICVHYFNHYGYYMGTFYPREHLNAGHVVLKQAEHYLDKEKRLTLARLFVKGSIGQMRRVVKYYTSRVKSGQEQLTECIDRLDHHLDILPQQKSVEELMAVEGHAREAYYSTFDYIIGDADFRFEKRSQRPPLNRLNALISFGNSLCYTMALSEIYKTYLDPRIGYLHATNFRRFSLNLDLAEIFKPIFVDRLIFYLLNKKMLTKEEFDRQTGGILLSESGKRTFVAEMDKRLKTTISHRHLGRSVSYRRLMRLELYKIQKHILGEKEYEPYQALW
- the cas4 gene encoding CRISPR-associated protein Cas4, which codes for MADVKAAPYEMPVTGVHIWYYFICKREVWLIVHQIAADQDDENVDLGRFFNDQTYQRDKKELSFGHIKIDRVREERGELVIGEVKKSSRFKESARYQLLYYLDTLRQMGITARGELLFPKERRKEIVEWTPEAKTKLDKAIADIRKIARFPVPPPPKKIPFCQKCAYREYCWAEEG
- the cas3 gene encoding CRISPR-associated helicase Cas3'; the protein is MNVLYSHPDQSLQNHLAGVLKAVQQLWEQRQFTGWETTEEKRRLRDLLCVAAVFHDFAKATSYFQDYILSEDKKKTPLNRHSLLSAIVSYFIGKKNLEPQQHASYEPLFLFLAVKRHHGNMNNLFSEVNIPQEERHPLLEQAKAIDYAGWNDIVFHLASFLPETIKSLHPLTEEQVTQWVETFFEKDIRHWRRKIRRELKPQTVQTTQFYYKYCSLYSLLLDADKNQAAFQEKLRIERKDINSLCVDEYRAKQNWNLAGINRLREQAYREVKENLEQAPGRLFSINLPTGLGKTIISLKAALQLRERRKCERGIAPRIIYALPFLSVIDQNAKVFENVLRYQPFPVDPFMLMKHHSMVDPYEEMFGDAEYDFNENQARILMEGWQSELICTTFVQLFQTLISNRNRAMRKFHRLANAILVIDEIQAVPVKFWPLMREMLLELTRGMNTDVILLTATQPKLFEPADGLIELCHRQKYFNQMDRVRLFPNVSTKQTIEEFVEGLNLYPERSYLFILNTISSAKELFAELKTKFDEPIAFLSTHIPPKERLKRIREIKAGKYRIVVSTQLVEAGVDIDFDVIYRDLSPMESIVQSSGRCNRNGLRTGTVHIMHLWNGKKGSYAGLVYPKVAIEETKALLQQFEEIKEQELFPLIEKYYEIIKTKLSKSESIKYLNAVSTLYFSGEEDPERIPVSDFQLIEEEYPKIDIFIELDEEARRIWASFEEIIDMENSLQRYQQLARLKIKFQEYVVSVPAKVENRPPVVNDHFYVGYNSLADYYDPNTGFITEGVTAIW
- the cas5b gene encoding type I-B CRISPR-associated protein Cas5b — its product is MRTLIFDIWGEWGHFRKYYSTSSPLTFSVLPPTAAYGILGAVLGLSKENNMYLTQLKEAHTRIGVGLIHPVKKIMFGLNLINTKGNVWVPKQRREGARTQIRTEFLKDARFRLFVAMDDEALYNKLVSHIKQHKTYYTVSLGLSELLANFQFVDEIDGHWKKSTGEPVEMHTVVPLSLIRHKGVRLQPGKRYKKERLPLDMNDVRIVSAYEECLFDMNGQTIEADVAHYYEGTGNNGTIYRYVFLNERISESVVQQGEVL
- the cas7b gene encoding type I-B CRISPR-associated protein Cas7/Csh2, whose translation is MNRSEILFLYDASWTNPNGDPVDENKPRIDEETGRNIVTDVRLKRTIRDYLHEYRGKEIFVREISDDEGIIQDAKHRAEDFLWENGEKVSKSNLKLAEMKRLIQENLLRECIDVRLFGGTIPVEKSSKEKSSITLTGPVQFQMGQSLHRVKLEYIKGTGAFASGDKQTRKTFREEYVVPYSLIAFYGVINEKAAEHTHMTEEDVALLLEGLWNGTKNLISRSKVGQQPRLLLRVVYREDCFHIGELNRLIRFHTEKAEEEVRHVSDGTLDLSLLLEKLAEERDKIQEVQYRFDSQMNLSHNLLEELNRLGIKTQELIY